A window of the bacterium genome harbors these coding sequences:
- a CDS encoding site-2 protease family protein translates to MDKREKASYGNGRETRVKWSVQVGRFFGIPLKIHITFWLLLLFVALSSGKRGGIQGGAQGVVLVLLLFGCVVLHELGHSVVAQHRGIRVRDIILLPIGGISQMEKIPDEPKSELFIAAIGPLISLTLALGFYILARLLGQNTALPQTSLLDGHVLVSLFWINLILGIFNLLPAFPMDGGRVLRSILAMRIEYLQATHIAVSIGQMFAILFFFYGLFYNFWLALIGIFIYLGAEGEEHETILRRSLRRTPVGQAIITSFNRLSPDDSLQDAMNIACHSLQMDFPVMRDGELIGLLSRDRFVKAMRDLSPDARIGDIMSTDFITIPDTEPLDEAYSQLSEAKASFAPVMHEHTLAGFINLEQIGKYQMICGAGRK, encoded by the coding sequence ATGGACAAAAGAGAAAAGGCATCTTACGGGAATGGAAGAGAAACGAGAGTAAAGTGGTCTGTCCAGGTGGGCAGGTTTTTCGGCATTCCTTTGAAAATCCATATTACATTTTGGCTCCTGCTGCTGTTTGTGGCTCTGTCCTCAGGGAAGCGGGGGGGGATTCAGGGAGGAGCACAGGGGGTTGTGCTGGTTCTGCTGCTTTTTGGCTGCGTGGTCCTTCACGAGCTGGGGCACAGCGTTGTAGCCCAGCATCGGGGGATCAGGGTGAGGGATATAATCCTTTTGCCCATCGGCGGGATATCCCAGATGGAAAAAATCCCGGATGAGCCAAAGAGCGAGCTGTTCATCGCCGCTATCGGCCCGCTTATCAGTTTGACCCTTGCCCTGGGCTTCTATATCCTGGCCCGCCTGCTTGGGCAGAATACGGCTCTTCCGCAGACTTCACTCCTTGATGGGCATGTCCTGGTCAGCCTTTTCTGGATTAACCTGATTCTGGGGATTTTCAACCTTCTGCCCGCCTTTCCGATGGATGGGGGAAGAGTGTTGCGGTCTATTCTGGCCATGCGAATAGAATACCTTCAGGCTACTCACATTGCGGTCAGCATAGGCCAGATGTTCGCCATTCTTTTTTTCTTTTACGGGTTGTTCTATAACTTTTGGCTGGCCCTGATCGGTATTTTTATTTACCTGGGAGCAGAGGGCGAGGAGCATGAGACGATTTTACGCAGATCGCTCAGGAGGACGCCGGTAGGACAGGCCATAATCACCAGCTTTAACCGGCTCTCTCCGGATGATAGTTTGCAGGATGCCATGAATATTGCCTGTCATAGCCTGCAGATGGATTTTCCCGTCATGCGGGATGGTGAGCTTATCGGCCTTTTGTCCAGGGATCGTTTTGTAAAAGCCATGAGGGATCTCTCGCCGGATGCCCGTATCGGAGATATCATGAGCACCGATTTTATCACCATCCCGGATACCGAACCCCTCGATGAGGCATATTCGCAGCTCAGTGAGGCAAAAGCGAGCTTCGCTCCCGTAATGCATGAACATACCCTGGCCGGATTCATCAACCTTGAACAGATCGGCAAATACCAGATGATCTGCGGGGCAGGCCGGAAATAG
- a CDS encoding tetratricopeptide repeat protein, with product MATTTCYGKGNLFGIAVILSGLLFFQAAPSAGALKSRQKENDFNLLLITIDTLRADHLGCYGYQQIKTPTLDALAAQGVMFRQAITPAPITLPAHSSIMTGLYPIQHGVRNNGNFILGKDARTLAEIMKEHGFQTAACIGAFVLDSIFGLDQGFDFYEDRLPARGKPTEILYNERKAEEITRLGLSWLQEHGGEKFFLWLHYFDPHALYSPPAPFAHSYQKCPYDGEIAYTDQCLGDLLKEMEKMGLTDRTIIILTADHGESLGEHGEATHAIFIYESTTRVPLIIKGPGGLLPGGKSIQAMVSTVDILPTVLELYGFGTIPELAGKSLLPLIRNQAAEVHKEILLESLSPELNFGWSRLEGIRRPDWKYIQAPRPELYRLTEDSGEMKNLAAQDSRLSAQGKSDLERLKKSLARAGEPVRQVEMKGDIKARLRSLGYVWTRPKTGTETQGRDPKEMIYLIDYLDQGISYLYAHLYDQAILCFQKIIQVNPDNTAAHVNLGRAYQEKKLFDQAEASFKTALSLNPDDIDALNQLGLIHYQRGSYDLALDEFRHALVWAEYPEIYHNLSIACDKLGKKDEAMTAIEQALRIDPNYAEAHTQAGNLFLSQANLDKAAAHFETAIRIDSQNTSAYHNLGLIYGSQGKPDLAIQYCRQAISLDPNNPEAHNNLGSIYLNQGRFAEALEELKKAVALRPAYQNAIINLGMTYFALKDYTLAEQEYRRAIGLDKDCAEGYNQLGLLYLEKGDFPAALSSYQELLSRQPENPLAYYSLGKAQQGLGQTDQAIRSWEKALSLKSDLPGAHLNLGNAYFEKDLIDKALDEWKTALAGKGIDLSTHLINVGLAFSQAGQDRKAIIAWQRAQALDPENPLPHYYLGAVYFRRKNYRAAYDEIRESLRLQPDNQEARSFLGQIEAMEGQESQ from the coding sequence ATGGCTACAACGACCTGCTACGGTAAAGGCAATCTTTTCGGGATAGCCGTCATTCTTTCGGGTCTGCTCTTTTTTCAGGCAGCTCCCTCCGCCGGTGCACTGAAGAGCAGGCAAAAAGAAAATGACTTCAACCTGCTTCTTATCACCATCGATACTTTACGGGCCGATCATCTTGGATGCTATGGCTATCAGCAGATAAAAACCCCCACCCTGGATGCTCTGGCTGCTCAGGGCGTAATGTTCAGGCAGGCCATTACCCCTGCCCCGATCACCCTGCCTGCCCACTCCTCGATCATGACCGGCCTGTACCCCATTCAACATGGTGTTCGCAATAACGGTAACTTCATTCTCGGAAAGGATGCCCGCACCCTGGCTGAAATCATGAAAGAGCATGGCTTCCAGACAGCCGCCTGCATTGGGGCCTTCGTCCTTGACTCAATTTTCGGACTGGATCAGGGCTTTGATTTTTATGAAGACAGGCTTCCGGCACGGGGAAAGCCGACGGAGATTTTATACAACGAGCGAAAAGCTGAAGAAATCACGCGCCTTGGGCTCTCCTGGTTACAGGAACATGGAGGGGAGAAATTCTTTCTCTGGCTCCATTATTTCGATCCCCATGCTCTTTATTCTCCTCCTGCCCCTTTTGCGCACAGCTATCAGAAATGTCCCTATGACGGGGAAATCGCTTATACCGATCAATGCCTTGGTGATTTACTCAAGGAAATGGAGAAGATGGGGCTGACCGATCGGACAATTATCATCCTTACGGCAGATCATGGAGAAAGCCTGGGTGAACATGGGGAGGCCACCCATGCCATTTTCATTTATGAATCCACGACCAGGGTTCCCTTGATCATCAAGGGGCCGGGCGGTCTTTTGCCCGGGGGGAAATCCATCCAGGCAATGGTGAGTACCGTGGATATCCTGCCCACCGTTCTTGAGCTCTATGGTTTCGGCACAATTCCTGAACTGGCAGGAAAGAGCCTGCTTCCCCTGATTCGGAACCAGGCCGCTGAGGTTCATAAGGAAATCCTCCTGGAAAGCCTCAGTCCGGAACTTAACTTTGGCTGGAGCAGGCTTGAAGGAATACGAAGACCGGATTGGAAATATATTCAGGCACCCCGGCCAGAGCTTTACCGTCTGACTGAAGATTCCGGCGAAATGAAGAACCTGGCTGCACAGGATAGCAGGCTTTCCGCCCAGGGGAAAAGCGACCTTGAAAGGCTGAAAAAATCCCTTGCCCGCGCGGGTGAACCGGTCCGGCAAGTTGAAATGAAAGGGGATATAAAGGCCCGGCTGCGCAGCCTCGGCTATGTATGGACCAGACCCAAGACCGGCACAGAAACGCAAGGGCGGGATCCCAAGGAGATGATTTATCTCATCGATTATCTCGATCAGGGGATATCGTATCTTTACGCTCACCTCTATGATCAGGCCATACTCTGCTTTCAGAAAATCATTCAGGTCAACCCTGACAATACTGCCGCCCACGTCAATCTGGGGCGGGCTTATCAGGAAAAAAAGCTTTTCGACCAGGCGGAAGCTTCGTTTAAAACAGCCCTGAGCCTTAATCCTGACGATATCGACGCCCTTAATCAACTGGGGCTGATACATTATCAGCGGGGCAGTTACGATCTTGCCCTGGATGAATTCAGGCACGCTCTTGTCTGGGCTGAATATCCTGAGATCTACCATAATCTGAGCATTGCCTGTGACAAACTGGGCAAAAAAGATGAGGCCATGACCGCCATCGAGCAGGCCCTGCGGATCGACCCGAACTATGCCGAAGCCCATACCCAGGCGGGAAATCTTTTTCTCAGTCAGGCGAACCTGGACAAGGCCGCAGCCCATTTTGAGACTGCCATCAGGATCGATTCCCAAAATACTTCCGCATACCATAACCTGGGGCTTATTTACGGCAGCCAGGGAAAACCTGATCTGGCCATACAGTACTGCCGGCAGGCCATTTCCCTCGATCCCAATAACCCTGAAGCCCACAATAACCTGGGAAGCATCTATCTGAATCAGGGCCGCTTTGCGGAGGCCCTGGAGGAACTGAAAAAAGCGGTTGCCCTTCGTCCGGCTTACCAGAACGCAATAATCAATCTGGGTATGACCTATTTTGCCCTGAAAGACTATACACTGGCCGAGCAGGAGTATCGCCGGGCTATCGGGCTGGATAAAGATTGTGCTGAAGGCTACAACCAGCTTGGACTTTTATACCTTGAGAAGGGAGACTTTCCTGCCGCCCTGTCTTCATATCAGGAACTGCTCAGCCGCCAGCCGGAGAACCCTCTGGCCTATTATTCCCTCGGAAAGGCCCAGCAGGGCCTCGGCCAGACCGACCAGGCCATACGGTCCTGGGAAAAGGCGCTGTCCCTCAAATCGGATCTGCCGGGAGCGCACCTCAACCTGGGAAATGCTTACTTTGAAAAGGATCTTATCGATAAAGCCCTGGACGAGTGGAAGACAGCTTTGGCAGGAAAAGGGATCGATCTTTCCACGCACCTTATTAATGTCGGCCTGGCCTTTTCCCAGGCAGGACAGGACAGGAAGGCCATAATTGCCTGGCAAAGAGCCCAGGCCCTTGACCCTGAAAATCCTCTTCCTCATTATTACCTTGGGGCGGTTTATTTTCGCCGGAAAAACTACCGCGCAGCATATGACGAAATACGGGAAAGTCTTCGCCTCCAGCCGGATAACCAGGAAGCCCGATCTTTCCTCGGGCAAATCGAGGCAATGGAAGGGCAGGAGTCGCAGTAA
- the thiL gene encoding thiamine-phosphate kinase, with the protein MASTKMPGEFRLIERVQALLAPVTDEKQVILGIGDDCAVLEGSGGKYSLVTTDMLVEDIHFSRAFSSLREIGQKAMLVNISDIAAMGGEPRFAFISLALPPCHTLEEFDELWQGLIEAAQKHSLLILGGDTNASFPRIKSRGLVINVTLIGEVWPAQMITRTGAREGDMILLTGQIGDSAAGLDLLTISRHPRAQGAGLNPEDTRYQQAVRRHRVPVIRLAESRIISQHHLATAMIDVSDGVAGDLRHLCCQGEVGAILWPDRIPVSEAAADVARMLGQDPLTYALCGGEDYELLFTASPDKAYEAKRIIERETGTPVSIIGEITEKTRGIHLIDAQGQLTPVPEAGFDHFKKERQGEE; encoded by the coding sequence ATGGCCTCAACTAAAATGCCGGGAGAATTCCGGTTAATCGAGCGTGTTCAGGCTCTGCTTGCTCCGGTTACTGATGAGAAGCAGGTTATTCTCGGCATCGGAGATGACTGCGCAGTGCTTGAGGGATCGGGAGGAAAATATTCTCTGGTCACGACCGATATGCTGGTCGAGGATATTCACTTCAGCCGGGCCTTTTCCTCCCTCCGTGAGATCGGCCAAAAGGCCATGCTCGTGAATATCAGCGATATTGCGGCCATGGGCGGAGAGCCGAGGTTTGCCTTTATCTCTCTGGCCCTTCCCCCATGCCATACCCTGGAAGAGTTTGATGAGCTGTGGCAGGGCCTCATCGAGGCAGCCCAAAAGCATTCTCTCCTGATTCTGGGAGGAGATACGAACGCCAGTTTTCCCCGGATCAAGAGCCGTGGTCTGGTGATTAACGTCACCCTGATCGGGGAAGTCTGGCCTGCCCAGATGATCACCCGCACGGGAGCGCGGGAGGGGGATATGATCCTCCTGACCGGACAGATCGGCGATTCGGCTGCCGGGCTCGACCTCTTGACTATAAGCAGGCATCCCCGTGCTCAGGGGGCCGGGCTTAACCCCGAAGACACCCGGTATCAGCAGGCGGTCCGCAGGCACCGGGTTCCCGTTATCCGCCTTGCTGAGTCCAGGATCATCAGTCAGCATCATCTGGCCACCGCCATGATCGATGTCAGTGACGGGGTGGCTGGAGACTTGCGGCATCTGTGTTGCCAGGGGGAGGTAGGGGCTATCCTTTGGCCTGACCGCATTCCCGTGTCAGAAGCTGCGGCTGACGTTGCCCGGATGCTCGGCCAGGATCCCCTCACCTATGCTCTCTGCGGCGGGGAGGATTATGAACTGCTCTTTACCGCTTCGCCTGATAAGGCTTATGAGGCCAAAAGAATAATTGAGCGGGAAACCGGCACACCGGTCAGTATCATCGGTGAGATTACCGAAAAAACCAGGGGCATTCACCTGATCGATGCCCAGGGACAACTCACCCCTGTTCCGGAAGCGGGATTTGATCACTTCAAAAAAGAACGACAAGGAGAAGAATAA
- a CDS encoding purine-nucleoside phosphorylase has product MEDSGLEKELQQASHFIQEQTGIVPAIGIILGTGMGALLDRLEEAVAVPYARIPGFPCSAGQEESERERLFLGRLAQKPVLILPKRFHYYEGYTGHQVAFPVRVMKQLGVRTMIACNAAGGLNPLFKAGDLMVIVDHINLMGTSPLIGPNPDWLGLRFPDMKDAYDPQLISLAGQIALEERIPLHKGVYVAVHGPNLETPAETRFLRATGADAVGMSTVPEVIVGIHAGLRILAFSIISNVNLPDAFQAISYEEVVAVAARTEVTLRYLIEKIVARIEV; this is encoded by the coding sequence ATGGAAGATTCAGGATTGGAAAAGGAGCTTCAGCAGGCTTCGCATTTCATTCAGGAGCAAACCGGCATTGTTCCTGCGATCGGCATTATTCTGGGCACCGGTATGGGGGCATTGCTCGACAGGCTGGAGGAGGCCGTGGCTGTCCCCTATGCCCGGATTCCGGGCTTTCCCTGCTCAGCAGGGCAGGAGGAGAGTGAACGGGAGCGGCTGTTCCTTGGCAGACTTGCCCAAAAGCCTGTTCTTATCCTTCCCAAGAGGTTCCATTATTACGAAGGGTATACCGGACACCAGGTTGCTTTCCCGGTCAGGGTCATGAAGCAGCTTGGTGTGCGGACCATGATCGCCTGCAACGCTGCCGGCGGGCTCAACCCCCTGTTCAAGGCCGGGGACCTTATGGTCATCGTGGACCATATCAATCTTATGGGAACCAGTCCCTTGATCGGCCCGAATCCCGATTGGCTGGGGCTCCGGTTTCCCGATATGAAAGATGCCTATGATCCACAACTCATCAGCCTTGCCGGGCAGATTGCCCTTGAGGAAAGAATACCTCTCCATAAGGGTGTCTATGTCGCCGTTCACGGGCCGAATCTCGAAACCCCTGCCGAAACCCGGTTTCTTCGGGCAACCGGTGCCGATGCGGTAGGAATGTCTACGGTACCTGAAGTCATTGTCGGCATTCATGCGGGCTTGCGGATACTCGCCTTTTCAATCATCAGCAATGTCAATCTGCCCGATGCGTTTCAGGCGATCAGCTATGAGGAAGTTGTTGCCGTGGCAGCCAGGACTGAAGTTACCCTGAGATACCTTATCGAGAAGATCGTAGCCCGGATTGAGGTTTAA
- a CDS encoding amidohydrolase, protein MTPIETSDRQQADSLILGRWLLSMAPRSNPLEYGGVAIKADRILDAGRAEELEQKYRAKKVYHLPHHLIMPGLINAHTHAAMTLFRGLADDIPLMDWLQGYIFPAEQKLSDSLVYAGTQLACLEMMLSGITTFCDMYLFEKSAAQAARDMNMRAIVGEVLYDFPSPNYGPPEAGFQYTEELIQQWQGDPLIYPAVEPHSPYTCSPELLKKCKEIAEKYDVSLIIHLAETRQEAQIIQERYGKNPVQHLAALGVLDHQLLADHCVWLEEQDIELFKERKVRVAHMPESNMKLASGIAPVPRLLEQGIIVGLGTDGCASNNNLDLFQEMDTAAKLHKVSTGDPTVMRAQAVLEMATIGGARAVGLEHEIGSLEPGKKADLIALNLNQPHLLPLYNIHSHLVYAARGADVDSVWINGELVVKDRSPVKADLERILHQAGELKERVLGFLKQ, encoded by the coding sequence ATGACACCGATTGAAACGTCAGACCGCCAGCAGGCCGATTCACTTATCCTGGGCCGATGGCTCCTGTCTATGGCCCCCCGGTCAAACCCGCTCGAATATGGCGGCGTGGCCATTAAGGCTGACAGGATCCTCGACGCAGGCCGCGCTGAGGAGCTTGAGCAGAAATACCGGGCCAAAAAAGTCTATCATCTCCCCCACCATTTGATTATGCCGGGTCTTATCAATGCCCACACCCATGCGGCCATGACCCTCTTCCGGGGGCTGGCGGATGACATCCCCCTGATGGACTGGCTGCAAGGGTATATTTTCCCCGCTGAGCAAAAACTGTCGGACAGCCTGGTCTACGCAGGCACACAGCTTGCCTGCCTGGAGATGATGCTTTCGGGAATCACAACTTTCTGCGATATGTATCTTTTTGAAAAATCCGCAGCCCAGGCTGCACGGGACATGAACATGCGCGCTATCGTGGGTGAGGTCCTCTACGATTTTCCCTCGCCTAATTATGGCCCGCCGGAAGCGGGTTTTCAATATACCGAAGAGCTGATTCAGCAATGGCAGGGCGATCCGCTCATTTATCCTGCCGTGGAGCCTCATTCTCCCTACACCTGCTCGCCTGAGCTGTTGAAAAAATGTAAAGAGATAGCTGAAAAATATGATGTCTCCCTGATTATTCACCTGGCTGAAACCAGGCAGGAAGCGCAGATAATCCAGGAGCGGTACGGGAAGAATCCCGTGCAGCATCTTGCGGCCCTGGGAGTGCTGGACCATCAGCTCCTGGCTGATCATTGCGTCTGGCTGGAGGAGCAGGATATCGAACTCTTCAAAGAGCGCAAGGTCAGGGTGGCCCATATGCCCGAAAGCAACATGAAGCTGGCTTCAGGCATCGCCCCTGTTCCCCGCCTGCTCGAGCAGGGAATCATCGTGGGACTTGGCACCGATGGATGCGCCAGCAACAACAACCTGGACCTTTTTCAGGAAATGGATACGGCTGCCAAGCTCCACAAGGTATCTACCGGGGACCCGACCGTCATGAGAGCGCAGGCAGTGCTGGAAATGGCCACCATCGGGGGAGCCCGCGCCGTCGGCCTGGAGCATGAGATCGGCAGCCTGGAGCCGGGAAAGAAGGCGGACCTTATCGCCCTTAATCTCAACCAGCCGCACCTTTTGCCATTGTACAATATCCATTCTCACCTGGTCTATGCCGCGCGGGGGGCTGATGTTGACAGCGTCTGGATCAACGGCGAACTGGTGGTCAAAGACCGCTCACCCGTCAAAGCCGACCTTGAAAGGATCCTGCACCAGGCCGGGGAGTTGAAAGAGCGGGTACTTGGGTTTTTGAAACAATGA
- a CDS encoding amidohydrolase: MQNADLLICGGKVLTLDEGDTILDPGDIAIRGDTILEIGQNLPEKYQSSTTLDARDQLLMPGLVNAHAHAAMTLFRGLADDLALMDWLENHIFPAENRFMSPEHVYLGTLLACCEMIRSGTTTLCDGYFFEEEAARAVHDAGLRGVMAQGIIDFPSPDAPDPQEGLRLAEEFICRWKGSDRIRPALFCHSTYTCGPQTIREVKKVAEKHHVPLGIHLAETQQEVREIMQRYGKRPVRHLADLGVLDETLMAVHCVWLDPHEIDLLHKFKVKAVHVPESNMKLASGISPVPALLQRGITVGLGTDGCASNNDLDLFQEMDSAAKLHKVFAQDPTVLNARQVVRMATAEGAAVLGLPREIGSLEPGKKADIITLDLQKPHLLPLYNLYSHLVYTFNGADVNSVIVNGTLLMRNRKFLHLDEDQLLERIVDLSGEITKVR; the protein is encoded by the coding sequence ATGCAGAATGCTGATTTATTGATTTGCGGAGGGAAGGTGCTGACCCTGGATGAGGGGGATACAATTCTTGATCCGGGAGATATTGCCATCAGGGGAGACACCATCCTGGAGATCGGACAGAATTTACCGGAAAAATACCAAAGCTCCACAACCCTGGATGCCAGGGACCAATTGCTCATGCCGGGTCTCGTCAATGCTCATGCCCATGCGGCCATGACACTCTTCCGTGGTCTGGCCGATGACCTTGCCCTGATGGACTGGCTGGAAAATCACATCTTCCCGGCTGAAAACCGGTTCATGAGTCCGGAGCATGTTTATCTGGGAACCCTTCTGGCCTGTTGTGAAATGATCAGATCCGGCACCACCACCCTGTGTGATGGATATTTCTTTGAAGAAGAGGCCGCCCGTGCTGTCCATGACGCTGGCCTTCGGGGTGTCATGGCCCAGGGAATCATCGATTTTCCTTCTCCCGATGCTCCCGATCCCCAGGAAGGTTTGCGTCTGGCTGAAGAGTTTATCTGCCGGTGGAAAGGGTCGGACCGGATCAGACCGGCGCTCTTTTGTCATTCAACCTATACCTGCGGTCCCCAAACCATCCGGGAAGTTAAAAAGGTGGCTGAGAAGCATCATGTTCCCCTTGGCATTCACCTTGCGGAAACGCAGCAGGAAGTCCGGGAAATCATGCAGCGGTACGGAAAACGGCCGGTCCGGCATCTGGCCGATCTTGGCGTCCTGGATGAGACGCTCATGGCCGTTCATTGCGTATGGCTTGATCCGCACGAGATCGACCTGCTCCACAAATTCAAGGTAAAGGCAGTCCATGTGCCGGAAAGTAACATGAAGCTGGCCAGTGGCATATCGCCGGTTCCTGCTCTTCTCCAGAGGGGAATAACGGTTGGACTCGGCACCGATGGCTGCGCCAGCAATAATGACCTCGATCTTTTTCAGGAGATGGATAGCGCAGCCAAGCTCCACAAGGTCTTCGCTCAGGATCCCACTGTCCTCAACGCCAGGCAGGTTGTTCGCATGGCCACTGCGGAAGGGGCCGCAGTATTGGGCCTGCCCCGTGAGATCGGCTCACTCGAACCTGGCAAGAAGGCGGATATAATCACCCTCGACCTTCAAAAACCTCACCTTCTGCCCCTGTATAACCTGTATTCTCACCTGGTGTATACCTTCAACGGTGCCGATGTCAACAGCGTGATAGTCAATGGAACCCTGCTCATGAGAAATCGAAAATTCCTGCACCTGGATGAAGATCAGCTCCTGGAGCGCATTGTCGATCTGTCCGGGGAGATTACCAAAGTTCGATAA